Proteins co-encoded in one Ensifer sp. PDNC004 genomic window:
- a CDS encoding universal stress protein, whose amino-acid sequence MTYKTILAVVGVDHSADDLRAAAQVCASANAHLCLLIVKLAASPPIGDFAAAISIDWLNERQREVDKLESCVARATDILTREGISFSVETKYTEAAWADDEIGERARYADLTLVGDGLMLDPELRSRTIDGTLFNSARPVLVLPKGKPARLDPKTVVLAWNSRLEAARAVREALDLLKGARTVHVTMVDPRSAYGKNGEEPGADIAGYLARHGVSVSVERLPSGGHRVDDVINRFASDVAADLIVMGAYGHSRMRERVFGGVTRSMLENAVVPVLMAH is encoded by the coding sequence ATGACATACAAGACCATTCTCGCCGTCGTCGGCGTCGATCATTCTGCAGACGATCTGCGTGCCGCGGCACAGGTCTGCGCCTCGGCAAACGCTCACCTCTGCCTGTTGATCGTCAAGCTCGCCGCTTCTCCACCGATCGGCGATTTTGCCGCCGCCATCTCGATTGACTGGCTGAACGAACGTCAGCGCGAAGTCGACAAGCTCGAATCCTGCGTGGCGCGTGCAACCGACATTCTCACCCGGGAAGGCATCTCGTTCAGCGTCGAGACGAAATACACCGAAGCCGCCTGGGCGGATGACGAGATCGGCGAGCGCGCCCGCTATGCCGACCTGACGCTGGTCGGCGACGGCCTGATGCTGGACCCGGAGCTACGGTCGCGCACCATCGACGGGACGCTGTTCAACTCCGCCCGACCGGTCCTCGTCCTGCCCAAGGGCAAGCCGGCGCGGCTTGATCCGAAGACGGTCGTGCTTGCCTGGAACTCCCGGCTGGAAGCGGCCCGTGCCGTGCGTGAAGCGCTCGACCTTCTGAAGGGGGCCAGGACCGTGCACGTGACGATGGTCGACCCGCGTTCGGCCTATGGCAAGAACGGCGAGGAACCGGGCGCCGATATTGCCGGTTACCTTGCCCGGCACGGCGTTTCGGTTTCCGTCGAGCGGCTGCCGAGCGGCGGGCATAGGGTCGATGACGTGATCAATCGGTTCGCTTCCGACGTGGCGGCCGATCTGATCGTCATGGGCGCCTATGGCCACTCCAGAATGCGCGAACGCGTCTTTGGCGGGGTCACCCGCTCGATGCTCGAAAACGCCGTGGTTCCCGTGCTCATGGCCCATTGA
- a CDS encoding pyridoxamine 5'-phosphate oxidase family protein — protein sequence MLIREMSRQECIDLVAENHIARLGCARDGRPYVVPVQYAFAANRLYGFSMPGQKIDWMRANPRVCIQLDTVTDRQAWRSVVIYGRYQELPDTKQWHRERLNAWAFLEQRVNWWEPGGLKPGDQVIAGASPHLFFEIEIDEVTGRAASVG from the coding sequence ATGTTGATCAGGGAAATGTCGCGGCAGGAATGCATCGACCTCGTCGCCGAGAACCATATCGCTCGTCTTGGATGCGCCCGGGATGGTCGGCCCTATGTCGTCCCCGTCCAGTATGCTTTTGCCGCCAACAGGCTCTACGGGTTTTCGATGCCCGGACAGAAGATCGACTGGATGCGAGCCAATCCCCGTGTCTGCATTCAGCTGGACACGGTAACGGACCGGCAGGCCTGGCGAAGTGTCGTCATCTACGGCCGCTATCAGGAACTGCCGGATACGAAACAATGGCACCGAGAGCGCTTGAACGCCTGGGCGTTTCTCGAACAGCGCGTGAACTGGTGGGAACCGGGCGGCCTGAAGCCTGGCGACCAGGTGATTGCCGGCGCCTCGCCGCATCTCTTCTTCGAAATCGAGATCGACGAGGTGACCGGACGGGCAGCGTCCGTGGGTTGA